TTTTCTTCGTCGGAATTATTCCGCTGGTGGTGCTTTTCGGATTGGCGTTCCTGTCGGGATACGTGCTGCTGGGACAGTTAGCAGGGCGCTATCTGGACAATTCCCTTCACGATCTTGAGCATCAGCTCACGGAGATCAATGCGGAACTTGCCGGGCGTGTGCCACGCTCGGGCGCCAATATTGCCTTTACGGATCTGGCTTCAGGAACCCTTGCCGATCATGGCGGGCAATTCCCCCGCCTGGCAGCGCGCCTGCTGCACAAAAATCCCGACGGCAGGCTCGAAATCATTTCCGAGTGGGACCCGCACCAGATCGAAAAGGATCAATCTCCTTATCCGGGCGACAAGTGGCTGGGCGACCAGCGCACATTTGACGGGCTGGTGAGGGAAGGGGGAACAGCATTGATGATGAGTCTCCGGCCCGTACCCAAGTCGGATGGACTTTATCTGGCGGTATCGGCGCCGCTGGACCGGTTCATTGAAGAGAGGCTGCAAAGAGAAAAATCAATATATTTCACGGTCATTGGCGTAGGCAGCACCGATGTGGTCGTCACCAGTACCTCGGTTGAGGTGAAAGTCAAGGACAAAGGATCCGCAAAGAGCAGCAAGGACATCACGAATCAAGTGGAATCGTTGCAATCCCGGCGCCGGAGTGATCGGCGGCGCATGGCCTCATGGGCTGTGGTTCTCGACGGCAAAGAGTACTCCAGCGGGAATCAGAAAAGAGTCGGCATGGCCGTGCTTCACGTGCCGGTAGCAACGGTCTATCAATACAGCGTGGGCGAAAGTGACCTCCAGGGCCAGATCCTTCTCAAGCTGGTTTACGTGTTGGCCGGCATGTTTGTGTTTGTGGAACTTGTGTCCCTGGTGATCGGCTTTACCATTAGCCGCCGGATTACGCGTTCCGTGCATGATATGTACCAGGGTACCCTGGCGATTCAGAAAGGGGATCTGCAGCACATCATTCCCGTGCGGCGCAAGGATCAACTCGGCCTGTTGGCCCACTCCTTCAACCAGATGAGTGCCTCAATCGCGCGTCTGCTGGAAGAGGTCAGCGAGAAGAAGCGGCTGGAGCAGGAGCTGGAAATCGCGCGCGAGGTCCAGGCCACGCTGTTCCCGAAGCAGCTTCCCCGGCCGCGAGGGATGGCAATCTTCGGAGGATGCGAACCGGCCCGGGTTGTCAGCGGCGATTATTATGATTTCATAGTGGAGGACGAAGCCAGACTCGACATCGTAGTCGCAGACATCAGCGGCAAAGGGATATCGGCGGCGCTGCTCATGGCCAACCTCCAGGCCGCCATGCGCAACCAACTTCTTTCGATCAAGCATGACAGCCCCGAGGACATCGAGAAGAGCCTGGCCGACGTGATGGCGCATCTGAATCAGCAGATCTACCTCAACAGCCCGGCCGAGAAGTACGCCACCTTGTTTCTGAGCCGGTACGATGCTGAGTCACGCCGTCTCTGGTATTGCAACGCCGGGCACCTGCCACCGATTCTCCTGAGTTCACATGGGGTGCAGATGCTGGAAGCTACGGGCATGGTGATCGGTCTGTTCTCAAGCGCCAGTTACCAGGCCAAATCCATAGAGCTGACGCCGGGCAGTCTCCTCGCCATTTTTACCGATGGTGTTACCGAGGCCGTCAACAAGGACGACGAGGAATTTGGTGAAGAGCGGTTGCTGGCGGCTCTCAGGCAGGCACAGGCACGCTCCCCTGAAGGGGTATACAGATTTGTCATCGAAACCATCCGCGCATGGCAGGGCGACCTGCCGCAGCACGACGACATCACACTGATTGTGGCCAAAGCCGGGTAACTGGCGCAAGGAGGCTGCATGAATGCCGATCTCAGGGAACTGTACCGATCATTTCCTACACCCAGGTTGCGGGAAATCGCCGCCTCGGACACATCCGAGTATCGCATCGAGGCAATTGAAGCTGCCCAGGCGGAACTGGACATGCGCGGAGAAAGTTGGCGGGACGAATCAGTCGAAGCGGAGGGAGCCGGGCGGGAAGAGAGCGACGTCGAGGCCGGCGCCAACGAGACGATCGCAAAACTGGAGCGCGGCCCTTGGCTCAAGTGGGAAGAGATCGGCACCCAAGAAGGTCCTCATACCATGAGGTTCTATCGTGCGAAGCTGCCCGGGGGTTGGCTGGTTTATGCGTGCGAAGGTCCCACCGAGGGAGACAGTGTCTGGAATTATCGCCTCTCGCCAAGTAATGCCGCCGGCCTGACCTATATTCCCGACTCGAATCACGAGTGGGACGGCGGGTCTATGCCCTAGCCCGGATTGTGCGTGAATGTGCGACCAAAATGCAGTTTTGGACGCGTGAGTTGAGGGACACCCACCATTTTTGCCGGATTTCGGCAAGCTTTGCCTGTAAACTCATTTTGAGAATGGCCGAAACCATCGCATCGGGAGTTTTAAGACACTGGTCGGGGAGGGCTCAGTCATGTCCAAATGTATCATGGTGCGGATTACAGCGGCCCTGAGCATGCTCGCCGTTTTTTTCCTGGGTTATTCAGTGTGGATGGAGACAAGTGCCGCCTCTTTGAAACCCGCAGAGTTGGTGCAATGGCATGTGGCTTCCATCGGGACTCCCGAAGCTCGGGTTGCGACTCGAAATCGTGTGGTTAACGGGACAGCGCAGATCATTTTTCGGTTGGGGGGCAAGGGCCAGGCCCAGGGACAAGGAAGCATTGTCAGCGAGGGAGGGAGGATTCGCCTTCAGATGCTGTTCGGCGCCCTCGAGTACACCAGCGAGGATTTCAGGTTTGATGGAAGCCACGTTTATGTAGGCTTTATCAGCCCGGGAGTACGCTCACGCCTCGGAGATTTTGTATTTGGCAACGACATTTTATTAAGAGAAGGTC
This sequence is a window from Terriglobia bacterium. Protein-coding genes within it:
- a CDS encoding SpoIIE family protein phosphatase, coding for MVEKLLAPPYGAPAKQIWKSWKWIGLVVYAAVLLFNRWLPGPVIVVGYIYGIVAVANLLFHLFRYLKNRLFWRVRNRLIGAFFFVGIIPLVVLFGLAFLSGYVLLGQLAGRYLDNSLHDLEHQLTEINAELAGRVPRSGANIAFTDLASGTLADHGGQFPRLAARLLHKNPDGRLEIISEWDPHQIEKDQSPYPGDKWLGDQRTFDGLVREGGTALMMSLRPVPKSDGLYLAVSAPLDRFIEERLQREKSIYFTVIGVGSTDVVVTSTSVEVKVKDKGSAKSSKDITNQVESLQSRRRSDRRRMASWAVVLDGKEYSSGNQKRVGMAVLHVPVATVYQYSVGESDLQGQILLKLVYVLAGMFVFVELVSLVIGFTISRRITRSVHDMYQGTLAIQKGDLQHIIPVRRKDQLGLLAHSFNQMSASIARLLEEVSEKKRLEQELEIAREVQATLFPKQLPRPRGMAIFGGCEPARVVSGDYYDFIVEDEARLDIVVADISGKGISAALLMANLQAAMRNQLLSIKHDSPEDIEKSLADVMAHLNQQIYLNSPAEKYATLFLSRYDAESRRLWYCNAGHLPPILLSSHGVQMLEATGMVIGLFSSASYQAKSIELTPGSLLAIFTDGVTEAVNKDDEEFGEERLLAALRQAQARSPEGVYRFVIETIRAWQGDLPQHDDITLIVAKAG